A genomic region of Desulfovibrio sp. contains the following coding sequences:
- a CDS encoding DASS family sodium-coupled anion symporter has translation MTQVPSAAGRSFLGYLCENIRNRGKNPLRAFTGFALAWVAFFLLWNVIPPFDGLTHNGMAVLGIVVWASIMWVSEAMPAGVTGISIPTMLLITQALPWNNGKPPMAIIFAGFTDHVIWLCLFAFMVAAVMQLIGLDRRIALGILARFKASSVCRVIWGMFFVNIVLGFLVPAANARAATLLPVVQGICNLLGDTPEERAAKKALVIQSLVYGSMICGMFIMTAHLPNMILVGIFEKNGFTNINFLNWMLLQFPYLGMFVLTNWWTRYYFKTNCVSIAGGSTTIEKSYKELGPMSMAEKTLLGIFLLVGFMFVTGKGSFIYELHRQPLGVIGLVGMMVLFAPGMMPCSWKAVQQKTIWGTFLLLGGAMTMTTAMTQAGVAQWLADHIHSMVVGMNWWQTVLTMMVGTHIIRLGMLSNVAAVAMLAPVVFAMAPKLGLHPVAFTLLVCDTDTFAYLLPTQITAAVIAHSTETFSTADYAKVGSVAVLIAIAYGVCVMAPWYALLGMPVWNPAAAWPF, from the coding sequence ATGACACAGGTTCCTTCCGCCGCAGGGCGGTCTTTTTTGGGCTATCTTTGTGAAAATATTCGTAATAGGGGCAAAAATCCCCTGCGCGCTTTCACGGGCTTTGCCCTGGCATGGGTTGCGTTTTTTCTGCTGTGGAATGTGATCCCCCCATTTGATGGGCTGACGCACAACGGCATGGCCGTTCTGGGCATTGTGGTGTGGGCCAGCATCATGTGGGTCAGCGAGGCCATGCCCGCAGGCGTGACAGGCATTTCCATTCCCACCATGCTGCTGATCACCCAGGCTCTGCCCTGGAACAACGGCAAGCCGCCCATGGCAATCATCTTTGCCGGATTCACCGATCACGTTATCTGGCTGTGCCTGTTTGCCTTCATGGTGGCCGCGGTCATGCAGCTCATTGGCCTTGACCGCCGCATAGCCCTGGGCATTCTGGCCCGCTTCAAGGCTTCGTCCGTATGCCGGGTTATCTGGGGCATGTTCTTTGTGAACATTGTTCTGGGCTTTCTGGTGCCTGCGGCCAATGCCCGCGCCGCCACCCTGCTGCCCGTGGTGCAGGGCATCTGCAATCTGCTGGGCGACACGCCCGAAGAACGCGCCGCCAAAAAGGCCCTTGTCATCCAGTCTCTGGTTTACGGCTCCATGATCTGCGGCATGTTCATCATGACCGCCCACCTGCCAAACATGATTCTGGTGGGTATTTTTGAAAAAAACGGCTTCACCAACATCAACTTTCTCAACTGGATGCTCTTGCAGTTTCCGTATCTTGGCATGTTTGTGCTGACCAACTGGTGGACGCGCTACTACTTCAAGACCAACTGCGTTTCCATCGCGGGCGGCTCGACCACCATTGAAAAAAGCTACAAAGAGCTTGGCCCCATGAGCATGGCGGAAAAAACCCTGCTGGGCATTTTCCTGCTGGTCGGATTCATGTTTGTGACGGGCAAGGGCAGCTTTATTTATGAACTGCACCGCCAGCCCCTGGGCGTTATCGGCCTGGTGGGCATGATGGTGCTGTTTGCCCCCGGCATGATGCCCTGTTCGTGGAAGGCCGTGCAGCAAAAGACCATCTGGGGCACATTTTTGCTGCTGGGCGGCGCAATGACCATGACCACCGCCATGACCCAGGCTGGCGTGGCGCAGTGGCTTGCCGACCACATCCACAGCATGGTTGTGGGCATGAACTGGTGGCAGACCGTGCTGACCATGATGGTGGGCACGCATATTATCCGCCTTGGCATGCTCTCCAACGTGGCTGCCGTGGCCATGCTTGCCCCGGTGGTATTTGCCATGGCGCCCAAGCTTGGGCTGCACCCCGTGGCCTTTACCCTGCTGGTGTGCGATACCGATACCTTCGCCTACCTGCTGCCCACCCAGATTACCGCCGCTGTCATTGCGCACAGCACAGAAACCTTCTCTACCGCCGACTACGCCAAGGTGGGTTCTGTGGCCGTGCTTATCGCCATCGCCTACGGCGTCTGCGTCATGGCTCCCTGGTACGCGCTGCTCGGCATGCCCGTGTGGAACCCAGCCGCAGCCTGGCCTTTTTAA
- a CDS encoding 4Fe-4S dicluster domain-containing protein — MPPKIDTHKCNGCNGREETHCEEICPGDLMALNPATGKAYLRAARDCWDCMSCIKACPAGALEIKMPYQLGYFKATLRPIMGSNFIIWKCRDINGQEQTYRYVNRLDKA; from the coding sequence ATGCCGCCAAAAATCGACACGCACAAATGCAACGGCTGTAACGGGCGCGAAGAAACCCATTGCGAAGAAATCTGCCCCGGCGATCTCATGGCTTTGAACCCCGCCACGGGCAAGGCCTACTTGCGGGCCGCCCGCGACTGCTGGGACTGCATGTCCTGCATCAAGGCCTGCCCTGCGGGCGCGCTTGAAATCAAGATGCCCTACCAGTTGGGCTACTTCAAGGCCACGCTGCGCCCCATCATGGGCTCCAACTTCATTATCTGGAAGTGCCGCGACATCAACGGGCAGGAACAGACCTACCGCTATGTGAACAGGCTGGACAAGGCCTGA
- a CDS encoding DUF3179 domain-containing protein yields MTIPGPCPARIPANLPTWRALCLITAALTLFTLAALWNANDTQARPRSLQELAAINGKLIETGVKYGSIPSLYRPRYDRIQDANLSLSDDEVVFIAMLQGGPRVYPQRIMVWHQIVNEIVDDKAYAITYCPTTGTFMAYDSSMGGLNLIFDTEGRLYDGNSVLIDRNSGSLWLQETGMAFDGPLLGRGLPMVPVYWTTWGAAKRTFPHAVVLAKPNGNKPYGRDPYGNYLRKGTYYDNDRLIYPVERMDKRFARKTPMLCIEYEGYLLAIDIGYVRKKGAVNFFVGPNALLAVYDRGLEVVRIFNRQIWAEPFLFIAQNGKLLDLTTRSQWDTATGVALDGNMKGASMPQFYGAYSMWFAWYSMNPETLVIPGPGEVPEKLLSPAPPGE; encoded by the coding sequence GTGACAATCCCAGGCCCTTGCCCTGCGCGGATTCCAGCCAACCTGCCCACGTGGCGGGCGCTTTGCCTGATCACGGCGGCCCTCACGCTCTTCACGCTGGCCGCCCTCTGGAATGCCAATGACACTCAGGCCAGGCCACGCAGCTTGCAGGAGCTTGCCGCCATCAACGGCAAACTGATTGAAACAGGCGTCAAATACGGCTCTATCCCTTCCCTGTACCGTCCGCGCTATGACCGCATTCAGGATGCAAACCTGAGCCTCAGCGATGACGAGGTGGTGTTCATCGCCATGTTGCAAGGGGGCCCGCGCGTCTACCCGCAGCGCATCATGGTCTGGCATCAGATTGTCAACGAGATCGTCGACGACAAGGCCTATGCCATCACCTACTGCCCCACCACCGGCACCTTCATGGCCTACGATTCTTCCATGGGGGGCCTGAACCTTATTTTTGACACGGAAGGCCGCCTCTACGACGGCAACAGCGTTCTGATTGACCGCAATTCAGGCAGTCTCTGGCTTCAGGAAACAGGCATGGCCTTTGACGGCCCCCTGCTGGGCCGAGGGCTCCCCATGGTGCCCGTATACTGGACAACCTGGGGCGCGGCAAAGCGCACCTTTCCGCATGCCGTGGTGCTTGCCAAGCCTAACGGCAACAAGCCCTACGGACGCGACCCCTACGGCAACTACCTGCGCAAGGGAACCTACTACGATAACGACAGGCTCATTTATCCCGTGGAGCGTATGGACAAACGTTTTGCCCGCAAAACGCCCATGCTGTGCATTGAGTATGAGGGATACCTGTTGGCTATCGACATCGGCTATGTGCGCAAAAAAGGGGCCGTGAATTTTTTTGTGGGGCCCAATGCCCTGCTGGCCGTCTATGACAGGGGCCTTGAGGTTGTGCGTATTTTTAACCGCCAGATATGGGCCGAGCCATTCCTGTTCATAGCCCAGAACGGCAAACTCTTGGATCTGACCACGCGCAGTCAGTGGGATACTGCCACGGGCGTGGCGCTTGACGGCAACATGAAGGGCGCATCCATGCCGCAGTTTTACGGCGCGTATTCTATGTGGTTTGCCTGGTACAGCATGAATCCGGAAACTCTGGTCATTCCCGGCCCAGGCGAAGTGCCGGAAAAGCTGCTCTCGCCAGCCCCTCCGGGGGAATAA
- the rfbD gene encoding dTDP-4-dehydrorhamnose reductase — protein sequence MAKALVLGGATGLLGQALTRVLKAREWEVATLGRENGNLLDMAFLQAAIAEAQADVVFNTVAWTAVDDAEDHKDEACQLNRALPASIARCIKAQGAGFLVQFSTDFIFSGAGETAWKETDTPQPASVYASTKLEGEKAVLETLPDRSCVIRTAWLFGPGRKNFVDTILAACQRRDSINVVHDQTGSPTYTLDLAHWSIALAEKRATGIWHAVNGGQASWCDLACEAVSLAGAPCRVVPIDSAEWPQKARRPVFSVLDNSKLAAFLGKSPRPWPQALRDYVFSDYLPAHTSKGGTQ from the coding sequence ATGGCAAAAGCTCTGGTACTTGGGGGGGCAACTGGCCTTCTGGGCCAGGCCCTGACGCGAGTGCTTAAAGCCCGCGAGTGGGAAGTCGCAACACTGGGCCGTGAAAACGGCAATCTGCTGGACATGGCGTTTCTGCAAGCTGCCATTGCAGAGGCGCAGGCGGATGTGGTGTTCAACACTGTGGCCTGGACAGCTGTTGATGATGCCGAAGACCACAAGGACGAAGCCTGCCAGCTCAACCGCGCCCTGCCCGCCTCCATTGCGCGCTGTATCAAGGCGCAAGGGGCCGGATTTCTTGTGCAGTTCAGCACGGACTTCATTTTTTCCGGTGCAGGCGAAACCGCGTGGAAAGAAACAGATACGCCCCAACCGGCATCTGTATACGCCAGCACCAAGCTTGAAGGCGAAAAGGCCGTTCTGGAAACACTGCCTGACCGCTCGTGCGTCATACGCACGGCATGGCTTTTTGGCCCAGGTCGCAAAAATTTTGTGGATACCATCCTCGCAGCCTGCCAGCGCCGCGACTCCATCAACGTGGTGCATGACCAGACAGGCTCGCCCACCTATACGCTTGATCTGGCGCACTGGAGCATCGCTCTGGCGGAAAAAAGGGCCACTGGTATCTGGCATGCGGTGAACGGCGGGCAGGCAAGCTGGTGTGATCTGGCTTGCGAGGCTGTTTCTCTGGCCGGTGCCCCGTGCCGGGTTGTGCCCATTGATTCGGCGGAATGGCCTCAAAAAGCTCGCCGACCTGTGTTTTCCGTGCTGGACAACAGCAAGCTGGCCGCCTTTCTTGGCAAGTCTCCTCGCCCGTGGCCCCAGGCCCTGCGAGATTATGTTTTCAGCGATTACCTGCCCGCGCACACCAGCAAAGGTGGGACGCAGTGA
- the mqnC gene encoding cyclic dehypoxanthinyl futalosine synthase codes for MHQAAALAASGQRLDRAAAEALYYKASLHTLAQLAHAMRLRLHPEPIVTYVGDRNINYSNVCVCACRFCAFFRAPDQEGGYVISRDEMAQKIEETLALGGTQVLLQGGHHPDLPLEWYEDLLRWMRATWPQLHIHAFSPPEIFFWAEKFGLSVTEVLRRLKEAGLQSLPGGGAEILHTDVRAQVSPNKCTAEQWLGVMEEAHKLGLRTTATMMFGHEEEPAHRLDHLFAVREVQDRTHGFTAFIPWTFQPAHTRIDVDPLPAPAYLRLLAVSRLVLDNIANIQASWVTMGPQVAQLALFYGANDFGSLMIEENVVAAAGVSFHMNRSDIHKVISTAGFTPVQRTMDYTPVVPQPEV; via the coding sequence GTGCACCAGGCCGCAGCCCTTGCCGCCAGCGGGCAGCGGCTTGACCGCGCTGCCGCCGAAGCCCTGTACTACAAGGCCAGCCTGCACACGCTTGCCCAACTGGCCCATGCTATGCGTCTGCGCCTGCACCCTGAACCCATTGTCACCTACGTGGGCGACCGCAACATCAACTATTCCAACGTGTGCGTGTGCGCCTGCCGCTTCTGCGCCTTTTTCCGCGCGCCCGATCAGGAAGGCGGCTACGTCATCAGCCGAGACGAAATGGCGCAGAAGATCGAGGAGACTCTTGCCCTCGGCGGTACCCAGGTGCTGCTCCAGGGCGGGCATCACCCCGACCTGCCGCTGGAATGGTACGAAGACCTGCTGCGCTGGATGCGGGCCACATGGCCGCAACTGCACATCCACGCCTTTTCGCCGCCGGAGATTTTCTTCTGGGCCGAGAAATTCGGCCTTTCCGTAACGGAGGTGCTGCGCCGTCTGAAAGAAGCCGGCCTGCAATCTCTGCCCGGCGGCGGGGCGGAGATTCTGCACACAGACGTGCGCGCCCAGGTTTCGCCCAACAAATGCACTGCCGAGCAGTGGCTCGGCGTTATGGAAGAAGCCCACAAGCTGGGCCTGCGCACCACCGCCACCATGATGTTCGGCCACGAGGAAGAACCCGCGCACAGGCTGGATCACCTCTTTGCCGTGCGCGAGGTGCAGGACCGCACCCACGGCTTCACGGCCTTTATTCCGTGGACATTCCAGCCAGCGCACACGCGCATCGACGTTGACCCGCTGCCCGCGCCCGCCTACCTGCGCCTGCTGGCAGTCTCGCGTCTGGTGCTGGACAACATCGCCAACATCCAGGCCTCGTGGGTGACCATGGGGCCGCAGGTGGCCCAGCTGGCCCTGTTCTACGGCGCCAACGACTTCGGCTCCCTGATGATTGAAGAAAACGTGGTGGCCGCCGCCGGGGTTTCCTTCCATATGAACCGCAGCGACATCCACAAGGTCATCAGCACGGCTGGCTTTACCCCTGTGCAGCGCACCATGGACTACACGCCCGTGGTTCCCCAGCCTGAAGTGTAA
- a CDS encoding HD domain-containing protein yields the protein MNCTATASADISLHLAWFTAYAAAKTAMEQGDASPMDLKLRHSLEVLENARHTVEGEGFAPQTARACLLAALYHDVARFEQYLRYHTFRDRESCNHGQMGVRILKAERRLVNESPQTRKLVMAAVGMHNRFALPKGTPENIALVTNVVRDADKLDILRVMDEHLSGPTPYNPTVVLQQPDDPTIASEAVLKAVREKRVAAYVDLRCVNDFRLLLGTWFFDLHFASSRRKFIADGHAQNLLRRMPDGVPQAGARDFLLHILENAQ from the coding sequence ATGAACTGCACTGCCACAGCATCCGCCGACATATCCCTGCATCTGGCGTGGTTTACTGCATATGCCGCCGCCAAAACAGCCATGGAACAGGGCGATGCCTCGCCCATGGATCTCAAACTCCGGCACTCCCTTGAAGTGCTGGAAAATGCCCGGCATACCGTTGAAGGCGAAGGCTTTGCCCCCCAGACCGCGCGTGCCTGCCTGTTGGCCGCCCTGTACCATGACGTGGCCCGCTTTGAGCAGTACCTGCGCTATCACACGTTCAGGGACAGAGAATCGTGCAATCACGGGCAGATGGGCGTGCGGATTCTGAAGGCCGAGCGCCGCCTCGTCAACGAAAGCCCGCAAACGCGCAAGCTGGTCATGGCGGCTGTGGGCATGCACAACCGTTTTGCCTTGCCCAAGGGGACGCCGGAGAACATCGCTCTGGTCACCAATGTGGTGCGCGATGCGGACAAGCTGGACATTCTGCGGGTCATGGACGAGCACTTGAGCGGCCCAACCCCTTATAATCCCACGGTAGTGCTGCAACAGCCGGACGACCCCACCATCGCCAGCGAGGCGGTTCTCAAAGCCGTTCGCGAAAAACGCGTGGCAGCCTATGTTGATCTGCGCTGCGTCAATGATTTTCGCCTGCTGCTGGGAACATGGTTTTTTGATCTGCACTTTGCTTCGAGCCGCCGTAAATTCATTGCGGACGGGCATGCGCAAAATCTGCTGCGTCGCATGCCGGACGGCGTTCCGCAGGCCGGAGCCCGCGACTTTCTGCTGCATATTCTGGAGAACGCGCAGTGA
- a CDS encoding Crp/Fnr family transcriptional regulator — translation MDTFWHLEKEDFFKGIDDAKSAFLKNAQRLELSKNEMVFLEGDAGDSCFYIESGLIRIFCMDRAGKEMTFSLRMKGEIFGISEVLNNSPRKASAQTASASVLYAINRQDFESMLQEHYPLARSVITLLGRRLRQMGDLVRRQNSDVANRLASLLISLAYETLRTTEGWNKPCEIPLSIPQEQLASMVGSTQPTVSATLQQFRNAGLIVGSGRRIVLLNPIEMIYRLDHNLL, via the coding sequence ATGGACACATTCTGGCATCTGGAAAAGGAAGACTTTTTCAAGGGCATTGACGATGCCAAAAGCGCCTTCTTAAAAAACGCCCAGCGCCTTGAGCTGTCCAAGAATGAGATGGTCTTTCTTGAAGGTGACGCGGGAGATTCCTGCTTTTATATAGAATCCGGCCTGATACGTATTTTCTGCATGGACCGCGCAGGCAAGGAAATGACCTTCTCCCTGCGCATGAAGGGCGAAATATTCGGCATTTCAGAAGTGCTGAACAATTCCCCGCGCAAGGCCAGCGCGCAGACGGCCAGCGCATCCGTGCTGTACGCCATCAACCGGCAGGATTTTGAAAGCATGCTTCAGGAGCATTATCCGCTGGCGCGCAGCGTCATTACCCTGCTTGGGCGCAGGCTGCGCCAGATGGGCGATCTGGTGCGCCGCCAGAACAGCGACGTTGCCAACCGGCTGGCAAGCCTGCTCATTTCTCTGGCCTACGAAACCCTGCGCACCACCGAAGGCTGGAACAAGCCCTGCGAAATCCCACTGAGCATTCCTCAGGAGCAACTGGCCTCCATGGTCGGCTCCACCCAGCCCACAGTCAGCGCAACCTTGCAGCAATTTCGCAATGCGGGGCTTATTGTTGGCTCGGGCAGACGCATTGTGCTGCTCAATCCCATTGAAATGATCTACCGCCTCGACCACAATCTGCTGTAG
- a CDS encoding adenylyl-sulfate reductase subunit alpha — MARIKTTHAVDFRPTSLNDIETVEVTADLLIIGGGNAGCFVATETARLNPAAKIVIVEKADIMRSGACSAGMDAINTYIPPNKTPEDLVRWSRSQVGGGPLREDLALSNAQELNECVEDLERWGLPILRDEQGNIRYRGKWDISIHGEQLKPIMAEKALETGADVYNRVAATALLVHNGRCTGATGFGVRDGKFYVFRARATVVSTGGAGTLYKSYTADSTDSGSQIWMCPYCVGSGYAMGLRQGAELSSLEQRWVATRTKDFCGPVDTISVGYGAPIINSLGERVMSRYESVGGDAAPRYIRANAPMEEWLNGRGPCFCDTTNMTPEKTKAMMEDYLNERPSFVLFLASRGQDPSKEPIEIFGSDPYIMGGHTGGGYWVDMERMTTLPGLFAAGETAGGNPNKFVGGCCAEGKLAARGALAYMAVTDAPELDAAQIAQEKERVYAPLLTREEEGVSPLEMKERLQRLMDEYAGGSSQFYRVNEQQLDYALRHIKILQSQFKHLRAKDLHDLMQANETMDRVDVAEAVVHHLKARKETRWAGWQTRSDYPQRDDENFDCFVESRRDPATGEMTTFTRPYEQLLPGDRYKP, encoded by the coding sequence ATGGCACGCATAAAAACAACACATGCGGTCGATTTTCGGCCAACCAGCCTGAACGACATTGAAACCGTCGAGGTAACCGCCGACCTGCTGATCATCGGCGGCGGCAATGCCGGCTGCTTTGTGGCAACGGAAACAGCGCGTCTCAACCCCGCAGCCAAAATCGTTATTGTGGAAAAGGCCGACATCATGCGCTCCGGCGCGTGTTCTGCCGGTATGGACGCCATCAACACCTATATTCCGCCCAACAAGACGCCTGAAGACCTCGTGCGCTGGAGCCGCTCGCAGGTTGGCGGCGGCCCCCTGCGCGAAGATCTGGCCCTCTCCAACGCACAGGAACTCAATGAATGCGTTGAAGACCTGGAACGTTGGGGCTTGCCCATTCTCCGTGATGAGCAGGGCAACATCCGCTATCGCGGCAAATGGGATATCTCCATCCACGGCGAGCAGCTCAAGCCCATCATGGCTGAAAAAGCCCTTGAAACCGGCGCGGATGTCTACAACCGCGTGGCGGCAACGGCTCTGCTGGTGCACAATGGCCGCTGCACAGGGGCCACGGGCTTTGGCGTGCGCGACGGCAAGTTCTATGTGTTCCGCGCACGGGCCACGGTGGTGAGCACTGGCGGCGCTGGCACGCTTTATAAATCCTACACCGCCGACTCCACCGACAGCGGCTCGCAAATCTGGATGTGCCCCTACTGCGTTGGTTCAGGCTACGCCATGGGCCTGCGTCAGGGCGCGGAACTCAGCAGCCTTGAGCAGCGCTGGGTCGCCACACGCACCAAGGATTTTTGCGGCCCGGTGGATACCATCTCAGTAGGTTACGGCGCCCCCATCATCAACTCCCTGGGCGAGCGCGTCATGAGCCGCTACGAAAGCGTTGGCGGCGATGCGGCCCCGCGCTACATCCGCGCCAACGCGCCCATGGAAGAATGGCTGAACGGTCGCGGCCCCTGCTTCTGCGACACCACCAACATGACCCCGGAAAAGACCAAGGCCATGATGGAAGACTACCTCAACGAGCGTCCTTCCTTCGTGCTCTTTCTTGCCAGCCGTGGGCAGGATCCGTCCAAGGAACCCATCGAAATCTTCGGTTCTGATCCCTATATCATGGGCGGGCACACCGGCGGCGGCTACTGGGTGGACATGGAACGCATGACAACCCTGCCCGGCCTGTTTGCAGCGGGCGAAACCGCTGGCGGCAACCCAAACAAGTTTGTGGGCGGCTGCTGCGCCGAGGGCAAACTGGCCGCGCGCGGCGCTCTTGCCTACATGGCCGTAACCGATGCACCGGAGCTTGATGCCGCCCAGATCGCGCAGGAAAAGGAACGCGTGTACGCTCCCCTGCTCACGCGCGAAGAAGAAGGCGTAAGCCCTCTGGAAATGAAGGAACGCCTGCAAAGGCTCATGGATGAATACGCTGGCGGTTCCAGCCAGTTTTATCGCGTCAACGAGCAGCAGCTTGATTACGCCCTGCGGCACATCAAGATTCTGCAAAGCCAGTTCAAGCACCTGCGCGCCAAGGATCTGCACGACCTCATGCAGGCCAACGAAACCATGGACCGCGTGGACGTGGCCGAAGCCGTGGTGCATCACCTCAAGGCCCGTAAGGAAACCCGCTGGGCTGGCTGGCAGACCCGCTCGGACTACCCCCAGCGCGACGATGAAAACTTTGACTGCTTTGTGGAGTCGCGCCGCGATCCCGCCACAGGAGAAATGACAACCTTTACCCGTCCCTACGAGCAGTTGCTGCCCGGCGACAGGTACAAGCCCTAA
- a CDS encoding menaquinone biosynthesis protein, which yields MTEQKKTPPVLRMGRIGYLNVLPIYHPLEAGILPHDYELVSGPPALLNTMMARGELHVSSCSCFEYASRPERYQLVEDLSIGSHGPVMSVLLLSRVPFDQLEGQEILISGETHTSVALLRLIMRDRFKLNVTFTTGQVTPALRGKNPPMAFLAIGDEALRLRNHPEYPHRLDLAEAWRDWTGLPFIFGLWVVSRAAAEAKLFTSDPGALLRQGRDWGLEHMDVILDLTAHGCPLSREELAFYYSKGLVYTLGEEEQRGLSLFYQMLADAGMIAKAPALEFFKL from the coding sequence ATGACCGAGCAAAAGAAAACTCCCCCCGTACTGCGCATGGGCCGCATTGGCTATCTCAACGTACTGCCCATCTATCACCCGCTTGAAGCCGGCATTCTGCCGCATGATTACGAGCTTGTTTCCGGCCCGCCAGCCCTGCTCAACACCATGATGGCGCGCGGCGAACTGCACGTTTCGTCCTGCTCGTGTTTTGAATATGCCAGCCGCCCGGAGCGCTACCAGCTTGTGGAAGACCTCTCCATCGGCTCCCACGGCCCGGTCATGAGCGTGCTGCTGCTCTCGCGCGTGCCCTTTGACCAGCTTGAAGGGCAGGAAATCCTCATCAGCGGCGAAACACATACCTCGGTGGCCCTGCTGCGCCTCATCATGCGCGACAGGTTCAAGCTCAACGTCACATTCACCACCGGGCAGGTGACTCCGGCCCTGCGCGGCAAAAACCCGCCCATGGCCTTTCTGGCCATCGGCGATGAAGCCCTGCGCCTGCGCAACCATCCCGAGTATCCGCACCGTCTCGATCTGGCTGAGGCATGGCGCGACTGGACAGGCCTGCCCTTTATTTTCGGCCTGTGGGTTGTCAGCCGCGCAGCCGCAGAGGCAAAGCTCTTTACCAGCGACCCCGGCGCGCTGCTGCGGCAGGGCCGCGACTGGGGCCTTGAGCACATGGACGTTATCCTTGACCTCACGGCCCACGGCTGCCCCCTCTCTCGCGAGGAGCTGGCCTTCTACTACAGCAAGGGCCTTGTTTACACCCTGGGCGAAGAAGAACAGCGGGGCTTGAGCCTTTTTTATCAAATGCTGGCGGACGCGGGCATGATCGCCAAGGCTCCGGCTCTGGAATTTTTCAAACTGTAA
- a CDS encoding sirohydrochlorin cobaltochelatase — protein MRHAILLVAFGASSPQGQNALKGFDALVRQRYPGIPVRWAYTSLLLRERMAQARQKSDSVFKAVCRLGLERFEAVAVQPLQTIPGQEHGDVRAMVKEAAEHEHLLCRVGAPLLATADDVRATARALVRHLPAERSADEDVVFMGHGAEHEAVARYVDLASAVHELDSRVHVGAMNGAVTLESILPNLASRRVWLMPLLSVVGRHALEDMAGENGHSWRSRIEAQGHQCLPVLMGTAEYADVAEIWLRHLEDAVQSLAAGWEKR, from the coding sequence ATGAGACACGCTATTCTTCTGGTAGCCTTTGGCGCAAGCAGCCCGCAGGGGCAGAACGCCCTCAAGGGATTTGACGCCCTTGTGCGCCAGCGTTATCCCGGTATTCCGGTACGCTGGGCCTATACTTCGCTGCTCTTGCGCGAGCGCATGGCGCAGGCCCGCCAGAAGAGTGATTCCGTGTTCAAGGCGGTCTGCCGTCTTGGGCTTGAGCGGTTCGAGGCCGTGGCGGTGCAGCCCTTGCAGACCATACCCGGTCAGGAGCATGGTGATGTGCGCGCCATGGTTAAAGAGGCCGCCGAACACGAGCATCTGCTCTGCCGGGTTGGCGCGCCCCTGCTCGCCACAGCGGACGATGTGCGCGCGACAGCGCGGGCGCTGGTGCGACATTTGCCCGCAGAGCGCAGCGCGGATGAAGACGTGGTCTTTATGGGGCACGGCGCGGAACACGAGGCTGTTGCCCGTTATGTGGATCTGGCCAGCGCCGTGCACGAGCTTGACAGCCGCGTGCATGTGGGGGCCATGAACGGCGCTGTGACGCTTGAAAGTATTTTGCCCAATCTCGCTTCACGCCGGGTATGGCTTATGCCGCTTTTGTCGGTTGTGGGCCGCCATGCTCTGGAGGACATGGCGGGCGAGAACGGGCACAGTTGGCGCAGTCGCATTGAGGCCCAAGGGCACCAATGCCTGCCCGTGCTCATGGGGACGGCGGAATACGCCGATGTGGCTGAAATATGGCTGCGGCATCTTGAGGATGCCGTGCAATCCCTTGCTGCTGGCTGGGAGAAGAGGTGA